One genomic segment of Drosophila melanogaster chromosome 3R includes these proteins:
- the Sap47 gene encoding Synapse-associated protein 47kD, isoform L, translating into MFSGLTNQFTSLVGAVKGGAGDEDVPAPTGDAPAAAPAASTSVEATASSAVDPEAAAAAGGEGLEGEEAGKSGWLGSAKGWLGNASIPSMPAMPSMPSMPAMPAMPSIPSIPGLRKGAGADGAEGAEGAVAGEGGAAASGAVSGGEDDDKSRYISATEGADSHPASGGGTPTGDEGQIGQVTTKVTQQAKHFGSFLSSAISKAGSKIKETVKDNTILDSFNKEQEAFIKGQGGVGNGAAPWIGHANEAKIKEEILGLSQDRRNFVRAPPAGVDFEFSYDTAYPTAIAIMAEDKALETMRFELVPKIITEENFWRNYFYRVSLIIQAAELGTLGADGVGQASSGEDANEVATKEKKSKTAEPAKGDSSVKAIAEQPKAVIEPEAQECDVQAAKSKAKAKAQAGKELGQKISESEFVSDDFQASSESDLAEIQDGMRKLGIDSMTQQALAATDDGYYSVTVRIPKRITVCENLCLSYIPRD; encoded by the exons ATGTTTTCGGGCCTAACAAATCAATTCACCTCGCTGGTGGGCGCCGTTAAAGGAGGCGCTGGCGACGAGGATGTGCCCGCGCCCACAGGAGATGCGCCCGCAGCCGCTCCAGCAGCATCCACATCCGTGGAGGCCACGGCCTCCTCCGCCGTGGACCCGGAGGCAGCTGCCGCAGCCGGTGGCGAAGGACTCGAGGGCGAGGAAGCTGGCAAAAG CGGATGGCTGGGCAGTGCCAAGGGTTGGCTGGGAAACGCCTCGATACCGTCGATGCCAGCCATGCCGTCGATGCCATCGATGCCGGCCATGCCAGCGATGCCATCGATACCATCGATCCCGGGACTCCGCAAGGGCGCAGGAGCCGATGGAGCCGAGGGCGCCGAGGGAGCTGTCGCCGGAGAGGGCGGGGCCGCCGCCAGTGGAGCCGTGAGTGGTGGCGAGGATGACGACAAGTCGAGGTATATTAG CGCCACGGAGGGCGCCGACTCGCATCCTGCATCGGGCGGTGGCACGCCCACCGGCGACGAGGGTCAAATCGGACAGG TTACCACAAAAGTAACACAGCAGGCCAAACACTTTGGATCCTTCTTGTCATCGGCCATCAGCAAGGCTGGCAGCAAAATCAAGGAAACTGTCAAGGATAAT ACCATTCTCGACTCGTTCAACAAGGAACAGGAAGCTTTCATCAAGGGCCAGGGAGGCGTGGGCAATGGAGCAGCCCCCTGGATCGGACACGCCAACGAGGCCAAGATCAAGGAGGAAATCCTTGGCCTGTCGCAGGATCGCCGCAACTTCGTGCGCGCCCCGCCCGCCGGCGTGGACTTTGAGTTTAGCTACGACACCGCCTATCCTACGGCCATAGCCATTATGGCCGAAGACAAGGCGCTCGAGACGATGCGATTCGAGCTGGTGCCCAAGAT CATCACTGAAGAGAATTTCTGGCGGAATTACTTCTACCGCGTCTCACTGATCATCCAGGCCGCCGAGTTGGGCACTCTGGGCGCCGATGGCGTGGGTCAGGCCTCAAGCGGCGAAGATG CCAACGAAGTGGCCACTAAAGAAAAGAAATCCAAGACTGCCGAACCAGCCAAGGGCGATTCGAGTGTGAAAGCCATTGCCGAGCAGCCGAAGGCCGTGATTGAGCCGGAGGCGCAGGAGTGCGATGTCCAGGCAGCCAAgtcaaaggcaaaggcaaaggctcAAGCCGGCAAAGAGCTGGGCCAGAAGATCTCCGAATCGGAATTCGTTTCGGATGACTTCCAGGCCTCGAGCGAATCGGACTTGGCTGAGATCCAAGACGGCATGCGCAAATTGGGCATCGACAGCATGACCCAGCAGGCATTAGCTGCGACTGATG ACGGCTATTATTCAGTTACGGTGCGAATACCCAAACGCATAACAGTGTGTGAAAATCTATGTCTTAGCTATATCCCCAGAGACTAG
- the Sap47 gene encoding Synapse-associated protein 47kD, isoform A encodes MFSGLTNQFTSLVGAVKGGAGDEDVPAPTGDAPAAAPAASTSVEATASSAVDPEAAAAAGGEGLEGEEAGKRLPKSASLVDSLVSEATGWLGSAKGWLGNASIPSMPAMPSMPSMPAMPAMPSIPSIPGLRKGAGADGAEGAEGAVAGEGGAAASGAVSGGEDDDKSRYISATEGADSHPASGGGTPTGDEGQIGQGKGDEVKITTKVTQQAKHFGSFLSSAISKAGSKIKETVKDNTILDSFNKEQEAFIKGQGGVGNGAAPWIGHANEAKIKEEILGLSQDRRNFVRAPPAGVDFEFSYDTAYPTAIAIMAEDKALETMRFELVPKIITEENFWRNYFYRVSLIIQAAELGTLGADGVGQASSGEDANEVATKEKKSKTAEPAKGDSSVKAIAEQPKAVIEPEAQECDVQAAKSKAKAKAQAGKELGQKISESEFVSDDFQASSESDLAEIQDGMRKLGIDSMTQQALAATDEEQWEKDLEAELKDYEVVDEGGTGGDGGGGRRKGRKAGEDDTEADEDEPTISNLRTRSTNNDWEEYADLIEDTDDLK; translated from the exons ATGTTTTCGGGCCTAACAAATCAATTCACCTCGCTGGTGGGCGCCGTTAAAGGAGGCGCTGGCGACGAGGATGTGCCCGCGCCCACAGGAGATGCGCCCGCAGCCGCTCCAGCAGCATCCACATCCGTGGAGGCCACGGCCTCCTCCGCCGTGGACCCGGAGGCAGCTGCCGCAGCCGGTGGCGAAGGACTCGAGGGCGAGGAAGCTGGCAAAAG aCTTCCCAAATCCGCCTCCCTGGTTGATTCATTAGTATCCGAAGCCAC CGGATGGCTGGGCAGTGCCAAGGGTTGGCTGGGAAACGCCTCGATACCGTCGATGCCAGCCATGCCGTCGATGCCATCGATGCCGGCCATGCCAGCGATGCCATCGATACCATCGATCCCGGGACTCCGCAAGGGCGCAGGAGCCGATGGAGCCGAGGGCGCCGAGGGAGCTGTCGCCGGAGAGGGCGGGGCCGCCGCCAGTGGAGCCGTGAGTGGTGGCGAGGATGACGACAAGTCGAGGTATATTAG CGCCACGGAGGGCGCCGACTCGCATCCTGCATCGGGCGGTGGCACGCCCACCGGCGACGAGGGTCAAATCGGACAGGGTAAGGGCGATGAAGTCAAAA TTACCACAAAAGTAACACAGCAGGCCAAACACTTTGGATCCTTCTTGTCATCGGCCATCAGCAAGGCTGGCAGCAAAATCAAGGAAACTGTCAAGGATAAT ACCATTCTCGACTCGTTCAACAAGGAACAGGAAGCTTTCATCAAGGGCCAGGGAGGCGTGGGCAATGGAGCAGCCCCCTGGATCGGACACGCCAACGAGGCCAAGATCAAGGAGGAAATCCTTGGCCTGTCGCAGGATCGCCGCAACTTCGTGCGCGCCCCGCCCGCCGGCGTGGACTTTGAGTTTAGCTACGACACCGCCTATCCTACGGCCATAGCCATTATGGCCGAAGACAAGGCGCTCGAGACGATGCGATTCGAGCTGGTGCCCAAGAT CATCACTGAAGAGAATTTCTGGCGGAATTACTTCTACCGCGTCTCACTGATCATCCAGGCCGCCGAGTTGGGCACTCTGGGCGCCGATGGCGTGGGTCAGGCCTCAAGCGGCGAAGATG CCAACGAAGTGGCCACTAAAGAAAAGAAATCCAAGACTGCCGAACCAGCCAAGGGCGATTCGAGTGTGAAAGCCATTGCCGAGCAGCCGAAGGCCGTGATTGAGCCGGAGGCGCAGGAGTGCGATGTCCAGGCAGCCAAgtcaaaggcaaaggcaaaggctcAAGCCGGCAAAGAGCTGGGCCAGAAGATCTCCGAATCGGAATTCGTTTCGGATGACTTCCAGGCCTCGAGCGAATCGGACTTGGCTGAGATCCAAGACGGCATGCGCAAATTGGGCATCGACAGCATGACCCAGCAGGCATTAGCTGCGACTGATG AGGAACAATGGGAAAAGGATCTGGAAGCTGAACTCAAGGACTACGAGGTGGTTGACGAAGGCGGCACCGGCGGCGATGGTGGCGGAGGACGCAGAAAGGGCAGGAAGGCCGGCGAGGACGACACCGAGGCAGATGAGGACGAACCGACAATATCAAACTTGCGCACACGCTCGACTAACAACGATTGGGAGGAGTACGCCGATTTAATTGAGGATACCGATGATTTAAAGTAA
- the Sap47 gene encoding Synapse-associated protein 47kD, isoform K has translation MFSGLTNQFTSLVGAVKGGAGDEDVPAPTGDAPAAAPAASTSVEATASSAVDPEAAAAAGGEGLEGEEAGKSGWLGSAKGWLGNASIPSMPAMPSMPSMPAMPAMPSIPSIPGLRKGAGADGAEGAEGAVAGEGGAAASGAVSGGEDDDKSRYISATEGADSHPASGGGTPTGDEGQIGQVTTKVTQQAKHFGSFLSSAISKAGSKIKETVKDNTILDSFNKEQEAFIKGQGGVGNGAAPWIGHANEAKIKEEILGLSQDRRNFVRAPPAGVDFEFSYDTAYPTAIAIMAEDKALETMRFELVPKIITEENFWRNYFYRVSLIIQAAELGTLGADGVGQASSGEDED, from the exons ATGTTTTCGGGCCTAACAAATCAATTCACCTCGCTGGTGGGCGCCGTTAAAGGAGGCGCTGGCGACGAGGATGTGCCCGCGCCCACAGGAGATGCGCCCGCAGCCGCTCCAGCAGCATCCACATCCGTGGAGGCCACGGCCTCCTCCGCCGTGGACCCGGAGGCAGCTGCCGCAGCCGGTGGCGAAGGACTCGAGGGCGAGGAAGCTGGCAAAAG CGGATGGCTGGGCAGTGCCAAGGGTTGGCTGGGAAACGCCTCGATACCGTCGATGCCAGCCATGCCGTCGATGCCATCGATGCCGGCCATGCCAGCGATGCCATCGATACCATCGATCCCGGGACTCCGCAAGGGCGCAGGAGCCGATGGAGCCGAGGGCGCCGAGGGAGCTGTCGCCGGAGAGGGCGGGGCCGCCGCCAGTGGAGCCGTGAGTGGTGGCGAGGATGACGACAAGTCGAGGTATATTAG CGCCACGGAGGGCGCCGACTCGCATCCTGCATCGGGCGGTGGCACGCCCACCGGCGACGAGGGTCAAATCGGACAGG TTACCACAAAAGTAACACAGCAGGCCAAACACTTTGGATCCTTCTTGTCATCGGCCATCAGCAAGGCTGGCAGCAAAATCAAGGAAACTGTCAAGGATAAT ACCATTCTCGACTCGTTCAACAAGGAACAGGAAGCTTTCATCAAGGGCCAGGGAGGCGTGGGCAATGGAGCAGCCCCCTGGATCGGACACGCCAACGAGGCCAAGATCAAGGAGGAAATCCTTGGCCTGTCGCAGGATCGCCGCAACTTCGTGCGCGCCCCGCCCGCCGGCGTGGACTTTGAGTTTAGCTACGACACCGCCTATCCTACGGCCATAGCCATTATGGCCGAAGACAAGGCGCTCGAGACGATGCGATTCGAGCTGGTGCCCAAGAT CATCACTGAAGAGAATTTCTGGCGGAATTACTTCTACCGCGTCTCACTGATCATCCAGGCCGCCGAGTTGGGCACTCTGGGCGCCGATGGCGTGGGTCAGGCCTCAAGCGGCGAAGATG AAGATTGA
- the Sap47 gene encoding Synapse-associated protein 47kD, isoform B, which translates to MFSGLTNQFTSLVGAVKGGAGDEDVPAPTGDAPAAAPAASTSVEATASSAVDPEAAAAAGGEGLEGEEAGKRLPKSASLVDSLVSEATGWLGSAKGWLGNASIPSMPAMPSMPSMPAMPAMPSIPSIPGLRKGAGADGAEGAEGAVAGEGGAAASGAVSGGEDDDKSRYISATEGADSHPASGGGTPTGDEGQIGQGKGDEVKITTKVTQQAKHFGSFLSSAISKAGSKIKETVKDNTILDSFNKEQEAFIKGQGGVGNGAAPWIGHANEAKIKEEILGLSQDRRNFVRAPPAGVDFEFSYDTAYPTAIAIMAEDKALETMRFELVPKIITEENFWRNYFYRVSLIIQAAELGTLGADGVGQASSGEDALAFNY; encoded by the exons ATGTTTTCGGGCCTAACAAATCAATTCACCTCGCTGGTGGGCGCCGTTAAAGGAGGCGCTGGCGACGAGGATGTGCCCGCGCCCACAGGAGATGCGCCCGCAGCCGCTCCAGCAGCATCCACATCCGTGGAGGCCACGGCCTCCTCCGCCGTGGACCCGGAGGCAGCTGCCGCAGCCGGTGGCGAAGGACTCGAGGGCGAGGAAGCTGGCAAAAG aCTTCCCAAATCCGCCTCCCTGGTTGATTCATTAGTATCCGAAGCCAC CGGATGGCTGGGCAGTGCCAAGGGTTGGCTGGGAAACGCCTCGATACCGTCGATGCCAGCCATGCCGTCGATGCCATCGATGCCGGCCATGCCAGCGATGCCATCGATACCATCGATCCCGGGACTCCGCAAGGGCGCAGGAGCCGATGGAGCCGAGGGCGCCGAGGGAGCTGTCGCCGGAGAGGGCGGGGCCGCCGCCAGTGGAGCCGTGAGTGGTGGCGAGGATGACGACAAGTCGAGGTATATTAG CGCCACGGAGGGCGCCGACTCGCATCCTGCATCGGGCGGTGGCACGCCCACCGGCGACGAGGGTCAAATCGGACAGGGTAAGGGCGATGAAGTCAAAA TTACCACAAAAGTAACACAGCAGGCCAAACACTTTGGATCCTTCTTGTCATCGGCCATCAGCAAGGCTGGCAGCAAAATCAAGGAAACTGTCAAGGATAAT ACCATTCTCGACTCGTTCAACAAGGAACAGGAAGCTTTCATCAAGGGCCAGGGAGGCGTGGGCAATGGAGCAGCCCCCTGGATCGGACACGCCAACGAGGCCAAGATCAAGGAGGAAATCCTTGGCCTGTCGCAGGATCGCCGCAACTTCGTGCGCGCCCCGCCCGCCGGCGTGGACTTTGAGTTTAGCTACGACACCGCCTATCCTACGGCCATAGCCATTATGGCCGAAGACAAGGCGCTCGAGACGATGCGATTCGAGCTGGTGCCCAAGAT CATCACTGAAGAGAATTTCTGGCGGAATTACTTCTACCGCGTCTCACTGATCATCCAGGCCGCCGAGTTGGGCACTCTGGGCGCCGATGGCGTGGGTCAGGCCTCAAGCGGCGAAGATG CTCTGGCATTTAATTACTAA
- the Sap47 gene encoding Synapse-associated protein 47kD, isoform F, with protein MFSGLTNQFTSLVGAVKGGAGDEDVPAPTGDAPAAAPAASTSVEATASSAVDPEAAAAAGGEGLEGEEAGKSGWLGSAKGWLGNASIPSMPAMPSMPSMPAMPAMPSIPSIPGLRKGAGADGAEGAEGAVAGEGGAAASGAVSGGEDDDKSRYISATEGADSHPASGGGTPTGDEGQIGQVTTKVTQQAKHFGSFLSSAISKAGSKIKETVKDNTILDSFNKEQEAFIKGQGGVGNGAAPWIGHANEAKIKEEILGLSQDRRNFVRAPPAGVDFEFSYDTAYPTAIAIMAEDKALETMRFELVPKIITEENFWRNYFYRVSLIIQAAELGTLGADGVGQASSGEDALAFNY; from the exons ATGTTTTCGGGCCTAACAAATCAATTCACCTCGCTGGTGGGCGCCGTTAAAGGAGGCGCTGGCGACGAGGATGTGCCCGCGCCCACAGGAGATGCGCCCGCAGCCGCTCCAGCAGCATCCACATCCGTGGAGGCCACGGCCTCCTCCGCCGTGGACCCGGAGGCAGCTGCCGCAGCCGGTGGCGAAGGACTCGAGGGCGAGGAAGCTGGCAAAAG CGGATGGCTGGGCAGTGCCAAGGGTTGGCTGGGAAACGCCTCGATACCGTCGATGCCAGCCATGCCGTCGATGCCATCGATGCCGGCCATGCCAGCGATGCCATCGATACCATCGATCCCGGGACTCCGCAAGGGCGCAGGAGCCGATGGAGCCGAGGGCGCCGAGGGAGCTGTCGCCGGAGAGGGCGGGGCCGCCGCCAGTGGAGCCGTGAGTGGTGGCGAGGATGACGACAAGTCGAGGTATATTAG CGCCACGGAGGGCGCCGACTCGCATCCTGCATCGGGCGGTGGCACGCCCACCGGCGACGAGGGTCAAATCGGACAGG TTACCACAAAAGTAACACAGCAGGCCAAACACTTTGGATCCTTCTTGTCATCGGCCATCAGCAAGGCTGGCAGCAAAATCAAGGAAACTGTCAAGGATAAT ACCATTCTCGACTCGTTCAACAAGGAACAGGAAGCTTTCATCAAGGGCCAGGGAGGCGTGGGCAATGGAGCAGCCCCCTGGATCGGACACGCCAACGAGGCCAAGATCAAGGAGGAAATCCTTGGCCTGTCGCAGGATCGCCGCAACTTCGTGCGCGCCCCGCCCGCCGGCGTGGACTTTGAGTTTAGCTACGACACCGCCTATCCTACGGCCATAGCCATTATGGCCGAAGACAAGGCGCTCGAGACGATGCGATTCGAGCTGGTGCCCAAGAT CATCACTGAAGAGAATTTCTGGCGGAATTACTTCTACCGCGTCTCACTGATCATCCAGGCCGCCGAGTTGGGCACTCTGGGCGCCGATGGCGTGGGTCAGGCCTCAAGCGGCGAAGATG CTCTGGCATTTAATTACTAA
- the Sap47 gene encoding Synapse-associated protein 47kD, isoform M produces MFSGLTNQFTSLVGAVKGGAGDEDVPAPTGDAPAAAPAASTSVEATASSAVDPEAAAAAGGEGLEGEEAGKSGWLGSAKGWLGNASIPSMPAMPSMPSMPAMPAMPSIPSIPGLRKGAGADGAEGAEGAVAGEGGAAASGAVSGGEDDDKSRYISATEGADSHPASGGGTPTGDEGQIGQGKGDEVKITTKVTQQAKHFGSFLSSAISKAGSKIKETVKDNTILDSFNKEQEAFIKGQGGVGNGAAPWIGHANEAKIKEEILGLSQDRRNFVRAPPAGVDFEFSYDTAYPTAIAIMAEDKALETMRFELVPKIITEENFWRNYFYRVSLIIQAAELGTLGADGVGQASSGEDANEVATKEKKSKTAEPAKGDSSVKAIAEQPKAVIEPEAQECDVQAAKSKAKAKAQAGKELGQKISESEFVSDDFQASSESDLAEIQDGMRKLGIDSMTQQALAATDEEQWEKDLEAELKDYEVVDEGGTGGDGGGGRRKGRKAGEDDTEADEDEPTISNLRTRSTNNDWEEYADLIEDTDDLKXLRAYIVVSSKLALSL; encoded by the exons ATGTTTTCGGGCCTAACAAATCAATTCACCTCGCTGGTGGGCGCCGTTAAAGGAGGCGCTGGCGACGAGGATGTGCCCGCGCCCACAGGAGATGCGCCCGCAGCCGCTCCAGCAGCATCCACATCCGTGGAGGCCACGGCCTCCTCCGCCGTGGACCCGGAGGCAGCTGCCGCAGCCGGTGGCGAAGGACTCGAGGGCGAGGAAGCTGGCAAAAG CGGATGGCTGGGCAGTGCCAAGGGTTGGCTGGGAAACGCCTCGATACCGTCGATGCCAGCCATGCCGTCGATGCCATCGATGCCGGCCATGCCAGCGATGCCATCGATACCATCGATCCCGGGACTCCGCAAGGGCGCAGGAGCCGATGGAGCCGAGGGCGCCGAGGGAGCTGTCGCCGGAGAGGGCGGGGCCGCCGCCAGTGGAGCCGTGAGTGGTGGCGAGGATGACGACAAGTCGAGGTATATTAG CGCCACGGAGGGCGCCGACTCGCATCCTGCATCGGGCGGTGGCACGCCCACCGGCGACGAGGGTCAAATCGGACAGGGTAAGGGCGATGAAGTCAAAA TTACCACAAAAGTAACACAGCAGGCCAAACACTTTGGATCCTTCTTGTCATCGGCCATCAGCAAGGCTGGCAGCAAAATCAAGGAAACTGTCAAGGATAAT ACCATTCTCGACTCGTTCAACAAGGAACAGGAAGCTTTCATCAAGGGCCAGGGAGGCGTGGGCAATGGAGCAGCCCCCTGGATCGGACACGCCAACGAGGCCAAGATCAAGGAGGAAATCCTTGGCCTGTCGCAGGATCGCCGCAACTTCGTGCGCGCCCCGCCCGCCGGCGTGGACTTTGAGTTTAGCTACGACACCGCCTATCCTACGGCCATAGCCATTATGGCCGAAGACAAGGCGCTCGAGACGATGCGATTCGAGCTGGTGCCCAAGAT CATCACTGAAGAGAATTTCTGGCGGAATTACTTCTACCGCGTCTCACTGATCATCCAGGCCGCCGAGTTGGGCACTCTGGGCGCCGATGGCGTGGGTCAGGCCTCAAGCGGCGAAGATG CCAACGAAGTGGCCACTAAAGAAAAGAAATCCAAGACTGCCGAACCAGCCAAGGGCGATTCGAGTGTGAAAGCCATTGCCGAGCAGCCGAAGGCCGTGATTGAGCCGGAGGCGCAGGAGTGCGATGTCCAGGCAGCCAAgtcaaaggcaaaggcaaaggctcAAGCCGGCAAAGAGCTGGGCCAGAAGATCTCCGAATCGGAATTCGTTTCGGATGACTTCCAGGCCTCGAGCGAATCGGACTTGGCTGAGATCCAAGACGGCATGCGCAAATTGGGCATCGACAGCATGACCCAGCAGGCATTAGCTGCGACTGATG AGGAACAATGGGAAAAGGATCTGGAAGCTGAACTCAAGGACTACGAGGTGGTTGACGAAGGCGGCACCGGCGGCGATGGTGGCGGAGGACGCAGAAAGGGCAGGAAGGCCGGCGAGGACGACACCGAGGCAGATGAGGACGAACCGACAATATCAAACTTGCGCACACGCTCGACTAACAACGATTGGGAGGAGTACGCCGATTTAATTGAGGATACCGATGATTTAAAGTAATTAAGAGCTTATATCGTAGTTTCTTCTAAGTTGGCTCTAAGTTTATAA
- the Sap47 gene encoding Synapse-associated protein 47kD, isoform G translates to MFSGLTNQFTSLVGAVKGGAGDEDVPAPTGDAPAAAPAASTSVEATASSAVDPEAAAAAGGEGLEGEEAGKSGWLGSAKGWLGNASIPSMPAMPSMPSMPAMPAMPSIPSIPGLRKGAGADGAEGAEGAVAGEGGAAASGAVSGGEDDDKSRYISATEGADSHPASGGGTPTGDEGQIGQGKGDEVKITTKVTQQAKHFGSFLSSAISKAGSKIKETVKDNTILDSFNKEQEAFIKGQGGVGNGAAPWIGHANEAKIKEEILGLSQDRRNFVRAPPAGVDFEFSYDTAYPTAIAIMAEDKALETMRFELVPKIITEENFWRNYFYRVSLIIQAAELGTLGADGVGQASSGEDANEVATKEKKSKTAEPAKGDSSVKAIAEQPKAVIEPEAQECDVQAAKSKAKAKAQAGKELGQKISESEFVSDDFQASSESDLAEIQDGMRKLGIDSMTQQALAATDEEQWEKDLEAELKDYEVVDEGGTGGDGGGGRRKGRKAGEDDTEADEDEPTISNLRTRSTNNDWEEYADLIEDTDDLK, encoded by the exons ATGTTTTCGGGCCTAACAAATCAATTCACCTCGCTGGTGGGCGCCGTTAAAGGAGGCGCTGGCGACGAGGATGTGCCCGCGCCCACAGGAGATGCGCCCGCAGCCGCTCCAGCAGCATCCACATCCGTGGAGGCCACGGCCTCCTCCGCCGTGGACCCGGAGGCAGCTGCCGCAGCCGGTGGCGAAGGACTCGAGGGCGAGGAAGCTGGCAAAAG CGGATGGCTGGGCAGTGCCAAGGGTTGGCTGGGAAACGCCTCGATACCGTCGATGCCAGCCATGCCGTCGATGCCATCGATGCCGGCCATGCCAGCGATGCCATCGATACCATCGATCCCGGGACTCCGCAAGGGCGCAGGAGCCGATGGAGCCGAGGGCGCCGAGGGAGCTGTCGCCGGAGAGGGCGGGGCCGCCGCCAGTGGAGCCGTGAGTGGTGGCGAGGATGACGACAAGTCGAGGTATATTAG CGCCACGGAGGGCGCCGACTCGCATCCTGCATCGGGCGGTGGCACGCCCACCGGCGACGAGGGTCAAATCGGACAGGGTAAGGGCGATGAAGTCAAAA TTACCACAAAAGTAACACAGCAGGCCAAACACTTTGGATCCTTCTTGTCATCGGCCATCAGCAAGGCTGGCAGCAAAATCAAGGAAACTGTCAAGGATAAT ACCATTCTCGACTCGTTCAACAAGGAACAGGAAGCTTTCATCAAGGGCCAGGGAGGCGTGGGCAATGGAGCAGCCCCCTGGATCGGACACGCCAACGAGGCCAAGATCAAGGAGGAAATCCTTGGCCTGTCGCAGGATCGCCGCAACTTCGTGCGCGCCCCGCCCGCCGGCGTGGACTTTGAGTTTAGCTACGACACCGCCTATCCTACGGCCATAGCCATTATGGCCGAAGACAAGGCGCTCGAGACGATGCGATTCGAGCTGGTGCCCAAGAT CATCACTGAAGAGAATTTCTGGCGGAATTACTTCTACCGCGTCTCACTGATCATCCAGGCCGCCGAGTTGGGCACTCTGGGCGCCGATGGCGTGGGTCAGGCCTCAAGCGGCGAAGATG CCAACGAAGTGGCCACTAAAGAAAAGAAATCCAAGACTGCCGAACCAGCCAAGGGCGATTCGAGTGTGAAAGCCATTGCCGAGCAGCCGAAGGCCGTGATTGAGCCGGAGGCGCAGGAGTGCGATGTCCAGGCAGCCAAgtcaaaggcaaaggcaaaggctcAAGCCGGCAAAGAGCTGGGCCAGAAGATCTCCGAATCGGAATTCGTTTCGGATGACTTCCAGGCCTCGAGCGAATCGGACTTGGCTGAGATCCAAGACGGCATGCGCAAATTGGGCATCGACAGCATGACCCAGCAGGCATTAGCTGCGACTGATG AGGAACAATGGGAAAAGGATCTGGAAGCTGAACTCAAGGACTACGAGGTGGTTGACGAAGGCGGCACCGGCGGCGATGGTGGCGGAGGACGCAGAAAGGGCAGGAAGGCCGGCGAGGACGACACCGAGGCAGATGAGGACGAACCGACAATATCAAACTTGCGCACACGCTCGACTAACAACGATTGGGAGGAGTACGCCGATTTAATTGAGGATACCGATGATTTAAAGTAA
- the Sap47 gene encoding Synapse-associated protein 47kD, isoform J, with protein MFSGLTNQFTSLVGAVKGGAGDEDVPAPTGDAPAAAPAASTSVEATASSAVDPEAAAAAGGEGLEGEEAGKSGWLGSAKGWLGNASIPSMPAMPSMPSMPAMPAMPSIPSIPGLRKGAGADGAEGAEGAVAGEGGAAASGAVSGGEDDDKSSATEGADSHPASGGGTPTGDEGQIGQVTTKVTQQAKHFGSFLSSAISKAGSKIKETVKDNTILDSFNKEQEAFIKGQGGVGNGAAPWIGHANEAKIKEEILGLSQDRRNFVRAPPAGVDFEFSYDTAYPTAIAIMAEDKALETMRFELVPKIITEENFWRNYFYRVSLIIQAAELGTLGADGVGQASSGEDED; from the exons ATGTTTTCGGGCCTAACAAATCAATTCACCTCGCTGGTGGGCGCCGTTAAAGGAGGCGCTGGCGACGAGGATGTGCCCGCGCCCACAGGAGATGCGCCCGCAGCCGCTCCAGCAGCATCCACATCCGTGGAGGCCACGGCCTCCTCCGCCGTGGACCCGGAGGCAGCTGCCGCAGCCGGTGGCGAAGGACTCGAGGGCGAGGAAGCTGGCAAAAG CGGATGGCTGGGCAGTGCCAAGGGTTGGCTGGGAAACGCCTCGATACCGTCGATGCCAGCCATGCCGTCGATGCCATCGATGCCGGCCATGCCAGCGATGCCATCGATACCATCGATCCCGGGACTCCGCAAGGGCGCAGGAGCCGATGGAGCCGAGGGCGCCGAGGGAGCTGTCGCCGGAGAGGGCGGGGCCGCCGCCAGTGGAGCCGTGAGTGGTGGCGAGGATGACGACAAGTCGAG CGCCACGGAGGGCGCCGACTCGCATCCTGCATCGGGCGGTGGCACGCCCACCGGCGACGAGGGTCAAATCGGACAGG TTACCACAAAAGTAACACAGCAGGCCAAACACTTTGGATCCTTCTTGTCATCGGCCATCAGCAAGGCTGGCAGCAAAATCAAGGAAACTGTCAAGGATAAT ACCATTCTCGACTCGTTCAACAAGGAACAGGAAGCTTTCATCAAGGGCCAGGGAGGCGTGGGCAATGGAGCAGCCCCCTGGATCGGACACGCCAACGAGGCCAAGATCAAGGAGGAAATCCTTGGCCTGTCGCAGGATCGCCGCAACTTCGTGCGCGCCCCGCCCGCCGGCGTGGACTTTGAGTTTAGCTACGACACCGCCTATCCTACGGCCATAGCCATTATGGCCGAAGACAAGGCGCTCGAGACGATGCGATTCGAGCTGGTGCCCAAGAT CATCACTGAAGAGAATTTCTGGCGGAATTACTTCTACCGCGTCTCACTGATCATCCAGGCCGCCGAGTTGGGCACTCTGGGCGCCGATGGCGTGGGTCAGGCCTCAAGCGGCGAAGATG AAGATTGA